The region GGCGATACAACACTACCACATAGCTGGTGTGAGCCTAGGTTAAGACCCTGAGAAAAacataataatacaaaaaaaaaatacatacagaaTAAGGATTTCCACAACAGCAGCGCCCCTCAGTGTCAAAAGCCAACCCCTGTGACATCttgggtaatggatcaagtaggggattgcctgttggagtGAAATACAGTTGGAACCTTGGGTACCCTGTGCCCGCTACAGTAACTATGAAGGCCCAGCAGGAATCCTGAACAGGAAACACGAAATCCTCAACGGTGGATCAGGTGGAGGTGATGGCTCGTAACCCAACAActatgaaggtggatgaaggctgcagcaggtcctcagacccttatcgcctgggatttcccagccatccgaCCAGACTAGGGATCTACCAATGACTGTATTTTTGTCTgcatgcaacaacattcccacattaaaagaACCCAAGCACAGTCATCTCTTGGTTGACCCTGAATGTAGATATCCTGTTCGGGAATTgatcaagagatgatcttccttACCACTGAGGGAATGCCATGACTATATGGTAAAATGTTTTTATTCTACTTGACATCACATGAATTTAAGACACAAGATCCAAATGACATGAAATGGTAATCTATCTGCTGTGCTATTAGTACTGACATGTTAATACTATTCTTTATAAGTAGTGCAACACATCAAGGTATACAACTGCATTTATACACGTCAACCCAAAACAGCATTGACACTGCATATGCAGTTCTTTTAAATGAGCGAAGGGCAAACGTGTGTCTATAGGACAACAATGCACGTTATGGGACATAATACCTCATTCCTAACTAGTAGCTAACTGAGCAGGAAATGAGACTGACGTTTATAACCTTAAGTGCAAATCTTGACATTTCATTTCACCTAATACCTAGCTTCCAGGATTCAACACAAtacctcatttatttattttgtagtagtagtagtgactTTGACTTCTTTGATGCCAAAAGCACCAAGCAACATTTACTTTCGTAGATATGCTTCCTAAACTGACTCTCATCACAATATatcatacataaataaaaagattTACCTGCAACCTTATTTCTATTTTAGGAACAGTGACCTTGATCTATTGGCCCAAGTGATGCAACCTTTCTTATCAACATAAGCATCCTGGAAACCACGTTTCATCACAAATATGACATCTTTAAGAACGCCATTACACTAGAGCAggaatgagcccgaatgccgtATGAACAGCCCGGAAGGGAACAACAGCCAGAATTCAAGCCGCATTCGTATGGGACAGACATTCACACAGCCATGTATGAATGCCCTACCCAGAATGTGTTTCGAAGCCACCTTGAATGATTCGCGCatattcagagtgcagcagctcctgaatccaggtcgactacccagagtgcaggtcaAACGCAGacaacacagcacacacacacacacacaaaaacaaaaacaaagaataaaaagaaaactgcacaaaaccccacaatgccggaagaatgcagcaggaatatgcagaatgccCCTTCAACGCCGTACATGCCACCCGatgtctgggtggaaggcaagcaaggggaggGGCGTGGCAGAGCAAATGCTATGGTCCACACTTCTGAGGCCCTGCTGTGTCCCACTGCTGGAtgtcaaatgacatccaacccaagAAATGATTAGATGTCggttcatgggttggatgtcgtccccccccccccgtgcactCACTCCCTCTCTGGACGTTAGCTATTTAGTGGACAAGCGGATGCCCTATTGACCACATGGGTTCACGCACGAGCGGTAAAGCGATcagatgcgcgcgcgcacacacacacacacacacacacacacacacagtggggtgtGTGGATGATCCAATCCGATGCACGCGCAGCGCTCTGACCAGCTGTTATTCCAGTCGGACTGAAAGCCACAGGAGACCATGAGATCACGGAAGCATTTCCTCGCTTTGAATGCAGCTTGACAGTGGTGTGCACGTGCTCTACATTCGGGCTGGCCACACGAATGTGCACGACTGTGTGGCGTGCACTCAAGAATGCTGTACAAGGTTTTTGAATGCAGCTCGGATTTGCCCGACTGtactttgaatgtccattcgtgCAGCATTCATGCTCACTCATGCTCCAGTGTGATGGGGAGGAGTGTGCAGGCAAAGTCAGGACATTCGGCCAGGATTCTACATGCTTGATCAATTCAAACAGCCCCTCAAATGCTTCAAATTGTGTATGAATTGCCATACAAATATTACGACTGCAGTTAACTTGTGGTACGGCTGTACCTCGACCGCCATTCGATTGTTGTGCAACACaagtgtagagtgcatgtgctctgacTGCACGAATGTGCTGACTGCTGTAAGAATGCTGTATGAAGAGGTTGAATGCGGCTCGAACTTGCCCAATGAATTCGTGAATTCTTGAATTCGTATGGGGTGTATCACTGATGTTACAGAACAGaaattgtttttctatttttagtCCTTGACCGCAGCGAACCCAAATGCCAATCCTAACCTACATTTTCACTTTTTCAGAATCGGACTTTGAAAATTTATGAGGTATGCACAAACTGTGAAACTCTGTTCTGCCAAATGCTCCACGGACACGCTGCGACTCTCTCCATCAAGCATGTGAAAGGTCTTAAACCATTGTAAAATTCTTTCCACATGAATTCTGGCCTTTGGACAGTTGGCAGACACAGTGACCTCCTTCTCAGTCCGTTGGCATCTTTCGGTTCCTTTGAAGACTGACGTGATAAGCTCGGTGCCTAAAGGCGTCATTTTGTACATGCCTGAGAAATAAAGATGTCACAGTTCACCATTAGTGAAGCGGGAATTGAAATCAGTGGATACTGTGAGTTTTGAAACTGGCATTCAAATTTAAAAATCACAATTTACCTGTGAAACCTGTCTGCCATCACCTTCCCACCGACAGCCCGAGATGCTGCCAAGACGTCGTGTACATCACATGCATGCCCACCGAACACATTAGAGACATGGAAAACTGCAGGATGTGCACTGAGTGCAACAAGGAACTTGAATGTTTCATAATGTTTGTCATCAGAATAAGAGTGCTTCTTCTCTTTAAAGTGTCCAGGTGTTTCACAAAAGAGTTCAGCGCAGTCAATGATCACACGTGCATTAGGGAAGTCAGAGGCTTGTGATTTGTTTGGATCGGGGAGTTGGAACCATTCTCGCAGCTCAAAGTACATCAAGTTGATCCACGTGGTGAAGATAGACCTTACTGATGATTCACTTACACCAAACCTTTGTGCCAAATCTCTCAGTACAAAGCCTGTTTTGAGTCTGACCATTGTCAAAAAGAACTCTTCTTGCAACGTCAGACACCATTCGACATTCCTGCCGTTCCTTCTTGGCGTTTTCTCTGCCATTTGTGTACCCATCCAATAGGTCATTGTGCTTGCTTTGTAAGAAAGCCAGCTGAACACAGCCATGAACATCAAGTGGTTTGGAAACCCAGtccaaaacatgcacacacagggGTCCTTCTCGATGGTCTTTACACTGAGAATGTGGCTCTCAGCATTAAACTTCTGTTCCCTGAGTTGCTCCAGTTCCCTCATAGATGCAAGCACTCCAGGCATCAGCTTCTCTGCCTCCGCAATTTTCTCGAGGTCGTTAGGCTCCTCAGTAGTCTTGAGATAGTCATGAAGCCCAGGAGGAACTAGAGGCGTCGTACACTGTTTAACTGAAGAAGGGCGACCTGGAGGGGGTAATGGAGTGAACACGGCTGTTGCAGTACTCTTTGGAACCTTTGCACTGCTGAAAGCAAAGATTGCAGGCACATAGCTGAGTGAAAGAATGTGAAAGAAAATTTTGTGAATGATGTTTGAAAAGAACTGCTTACAGTTTAACTTTTAAAAAAGCAACATCTGTCTGGGTAAACTTTATGCTCTCTCTTTAAAGTAGGCCTATATTGGATTATCACTAAGAACCAATCCAGCATACCAAGACTAGTGTTTTTTATGTATCATAAATAACACCAAGTTAGCTGAATTATACTTACATTTGTAAGTCattgaacatgtcttggactttatttacatcaatcattaagaaataccaaCAATATGGCAAATCTTTGTCAAATAGGCAGTTTACAAAAactgattctaatccaattacatttgttccgcaaatctgattggttaatcatgtgagatttcagaccataaaatatagcTTTGGCAAAATAATCGACTGTTTAACATCTGATATATTACTCCGCGACCTGACCGCTTGcattgctacacagatgtcaaaaaTAgccctgtcagctgagagcgagaggttTCCAACTGCCattaaacacaaagaagaagaagatgaagaagagagcgagagaaactggcgGAGCGACGacgacgctgttgctacggtaagcttcgccgactgaattacttacagaaaaataaaccgtgcaaacaatggaattggattagaatgggaataatcccTTTGTGTCTGATCATTTGTAGACgtcaatgctggattacggtcgcaaatatacATTTTACTGGCTCTGCTAATGTGTCGCCGGTAAAATTCAacttgcgaccgtaaaatccagcattaacgtccgcaaatcagacacaacagggttattgccTAAGTGACCACGCTGGATTTAGACttgtgaggaaaaccaccaagacacccatgaaagCTCTGAAAGAACAACATACTTCTGTGGATGTGAGGAGTGGTGCcacatttgtctgttgcatcccTATTCACAGCTTGAGCACATCTTATTCCTCCAAAAGGTTCACTAGACCGAAGGTTCAGGTCAATAAATGAAGATATTTTGATCCCATGTTTCAGTAGGCTACACTATTGACTCTATACTTACATGTGCTTTTTGTTTCAATTAAAAATATTTCTTTCATCTGTGATGTCAGAGTGAATGTtactttaaaatcctgcaggacagcaaggtccctctgctcaagccagcacatgtccaggcctgtttgaagttcaccagtgaccatctggatggtcCAGAGGAGGCGTGCAAGAAGGTCagtagtcagatgagaccagaacagagctttttggaatcaactccacttaccatgtttagaggatgagaacaaccccaagaaaaccatcccaaccgtgaagcatgggggtggaaacatcttctgcaaaggggacaggacaactgcaccgtattgaagggaggatggatggggtcatgtattgtgagattttggcaaacaacctccttccctcagtaagagcattgaagatgggtcatggctgggtcttccagcatgacaattaccccaaacacacagccaggccaactaaggaggggctccgtaagaggtatttcaaggtcctggagtggcctggccagtctccagacctgaactcaatagaaaatctttggagggagctgaaactccaaacctgaaagatctggagaagatctgtaaggaggagtggaccaaaatccctgctgcagtgtgtgcaaacctggtgaaaaactacaggaaacgtttgacctctgtaattgcaaacaaagactactttaccaaatattaacattgattttcacaggtggtgAAATACTTatatgcagcagtaacatacaaaaaattaTAATcatacattgggcctcatgtatcaatgttgcgcacttgtggcgtaaatttacggcgtaaacttgaaatacaccaatgtcgccgtgacatgtatcaagcagtgcgcacctgcccatttctggcgtacacctgacgtgatcttgataaatgcggtgggtggaaacgatcgtaattataataaacacgcccataaatattcagactccgcttcagacacaccctcattttacgacatggaagccgggaagacggcaatgaaaaagaacttcaccaatcacgacgcgtgccaacagagcgtcaaaagcagccgtcatatcaattgttttgtagtatataatcaataaagtgttacagtggtccctcattaatcactggagttacgttctaaaaaaaatagcccgaaatacacgaaaccgcgacgtagtcagcgttatttttttacaattattatagacgtttcaaaggtgcaaaactcctcactacacagtttatacactttctcaatcaggcatgaacattttctcacttttctctcgtgtgtaaacactctcaaagttcaaaccttagtaggaaaataataccaaactgtttcaggcccaaacatttgtttgagaaataaaaatagaaagttttcctataaataattatgatggcatttagaactaacgaattaattttaacaatcaacgaacaaggtcggacacataagaaattattaatagtgactgaccagtatttcacagatcgctcctctgcgtcctggcgctgcgccttttcccac is a window of Thalassophryne amazonica chromosome 17, fThaAma1.1, whole genome shotgun sequence DNA encoding:
- the LOC117530048 gene encoding uncharacterized protein LOC117530048 translates to MQAVSYVPAIFAFSSAKVPKSTATAVFTPLPPPGRPSSVKQCTTPLVPPGLHDYLKTTEEPNDLEKIAEAEKLMPGVLASMRELEQLREQKFNAESHILSVKTIEKDPCVCMFWTGFPNHLMFMAVFSWLSYKASTMTYWMGTQMAEKTPRRNGRNVEWCLTLQEEFFLTMVRLKTGFVLRDLAQRFGVSESSVRSIFTTWINLMYFELREWFQLPDPNKSQASDFPNARVIIDCAELFCETPGHFKEKKHSYSDDKHYETFKFLVALSAHPAVFHVSNVFGGHACDVHDVLAASRAVGGKVMADRFHRHVQNDAFRHRAYHVSLQRNRKMPTD